A single genomic interval of Lathyrus oleraceus cultivar Zhongwan6 chromosome 7, CAAS_Psat_ZW6_1.0, whole genome shotgun sequence harbors:
- the LOC127103059 gene encoding CDP-diacylglycerol--glycerol-3-phosphate 3-phosphatidyltransferase 1, chloroplastic-like: TAATAAVKPLFLSFSNSFTSRNFHQHKRFRYTSSATKFPISNKPPSFSANLGLSGKALVSTVPPQPEPEQEQEQPQSSKLLTLPTILTLGRVAAVPLLVATFYLDGWQGTVATTTIFIAASVTDWLDGYIARKMNLKSSFGAFLDPVADKLMVAATLVLLCTRPLDVGLFAQAPWLLPIPAIAIIGREVMNAYLTSNACFTNKLFFTSLGTV, encoded by the exons ACCGCCGCCACCGCCGCCGTCAAACCCCTCTTCCTCTCATTCTCAAACTCCTTCACCTCCAGAAACTTCCACCAACACAAACGCTTCAGATACACCTCCTCCGCAACTAAATTCCCAATTTCCAATAAACCCCCCTCTTTCTCCGCCAATTTGGGGCTTTCTGGAAAAGCCCTAGTTTCTACCGTTCCACCACAGCCAGAACCagaacaagaacaagaacaaccACAATCTTCCAAATTGCTCACTCTACCCACCATTCTCACTCTTGGCCGTGTCGCCGCCGTGCCGCTTCTTGTTGCCA CTTTCTATTTGGATGGTTGGCAAGGAACAGTAGCTACTACCACAATCTTCATTGCTGCTTCTGTTACAGATTGGCTTGATGGTTACATTGCTCGCAAG ATGAATTTAAAATCTTCATTTGGTGCATTCTTAGATCCTGTAGCTGATAAG CTTATGGTTGCTGCCACATTGGTTTTATTATGTACTAGACCTTTGGATGTTGGTTTGTTTGCACAAGCACCCTGGTTACTACCTATACCTGCCATTGCCATCATTGGCAGAGAGGTAATGAATGCTTATCTGACTTCTAATGCATGCTTTACTAATAAGCTCTTCTTTACATCATTGGGAACTGTGTGA